In Amaranthus tricolor cultivar Red isolate AtriRed21 chromosome 3, ASM2621246v1, whole genome shotgun sequence, a single window of DNA contains:
- the LOC130809346 gene encoding uncharacterized protein LOC130809346 isoform X2 — translation MDDDENPPLAIEIDELQSPTSSSNPVIELQNDDVSVVGVTVITGYLGAGKSTLVNYILNSQHGKRIAVILNEFGEEIGVERAMINEGDEGALVEEWVELANGCICCTVKHSLVQALEQLVQRKERLDHILLETTGLANPAPLASVLWLDDQLESSVRLDSIITVVDAKNLPHQLMQRANSSSFPEAYHQIAFADVVILNKVDLISQEHPEGTLESLEKEIHKINSLANIIHSVRCQVDLSKILDCHAYDATHATHLKALLEENKSLSKGDLHDASIRTLCISETQPVSLNKVRIWLEEILWDKKDGMDVYRCKGVLNIVDSDELHTLQAVREIYDIVPSRAWKNEESRMNRIVFIGQCLDEDILADSLSASLKC, via the exons ATGGACGACGATGAAAACCCCCCACTAGCCATTGAAATCGATGAACTACAATCTCCAACTTCATCAAGTAATCCCGTTATTGAATTACAAAACGACGACGTCTCCGTAGTCGGCGTCACCGTTATTACCGGATACTTAGGCGCCGGAAAATCAACT CTGGTGAATTATATATTGAATTCACAACATGGGAAGAGGATAGCAGTGATATTGAATGAATTTGGGGAAGAAATAGGAGTTGAAAGAGCAATGATTAACGAAGGAGATGAAGGTGCTCTTGTTGAAGAATGGGTAGAGCTTGCAAATGGTTGTATTTGTTGTACTGTTAAACATAGTCTTGTTCAAGCTTTGGAGCAGCTTGTTCAAAGAAAAGAAAG GCTTGATCACATATTACTGGAGACCACAGGATTGGCTAACCCTGCTCCTCTTGCATCTGTCCTATGGTTGGATGATCAGCTGGAGTCTTCTGTCAGGCTTGATTCGATCATTACT GTTGTTGATGCCAAAAATCTTCCTCACCAGCTGATGCAACGTGCCAATTCTTCTTCTTTCCCCGAAGCTTACCATCAAATAGCCTTTGCG GATGTTGTTATACTTAATAAGGTTGATCTGATATCTCAAGAACATCCTGAAGGTACACTGGAAAGCTTGGAGAAAGAGATACATAAGATTAATTCTCTTGCCAATATCATTCATTCAGTTCGTTGTCAAGTTGACTTGTCTAAGATATTGGATTGCCATGCTTATGATGCTACA CATGCTACTCATTTGAAAGCTCTATTAGAAGAAAATAAATCTTTATCAAAGGGAGATCTTCATGATGCTAGTATCAGGACACTATGCATTAGTGAAACTCAACCGGTTTCTCTTAACAAG GTTCGCATATGGCTCGAGGAAATTCTTTGGGACAAGAAGGATGGTATGGATGTCTATCGCTGTAAAGGAGTTTTAAACATTGTGGATTCTGATGAACTTCATACTCTACAG GCTGTGCGAGAAATATATGATATTGTGCCTTCTCGTGCTTGGAAAAATGAAGAAAGTCGAATGAACAGAATAGTATTTATAG GTCAATGCTTAGACGAGGACATTCTGGCTGATTCTCTTAGTGCTT CTCTTAAATGCTGA
- the LOC130809346 gene encoding uncharacterized protein LOC130809346 isoform X1 — translation MDDDENPPLAIEIDELQSPTSSSNPVIELQNDDVSVVGVTVITGYLGAGKSTLVNYILNSQHGKRIAVILNEFGEEIGVERAMINEGDEGALVEEWVELANGCICCTVKHSLVQALEQLVQRKERLDHILLETTGLANPAPLASVLWLDDQLESSVRLDSIITVVDAKNLPHQLMQRANSSSFPEAYHQIAFADVVILNKVDLISQEHPEGTLESLEKEIHKINSLANIIHSVRCQVDLSKILDCHAYDATHATHLKALLEENKSLSKGDLHDASIRTLCISETQPVSLNKVRIWLEEILWDKKDGMDVYRCKGVLNIVDSDELHTLQAVREIYDIVPSRAWKNEESRMNRIVFIGQCLDEDILADSLSACKATS, via the exons ATGGACGACGATGAAAACCCCCCACTAGCCATTGAAATCGATGAACTACAATCTCCAACTTCATCAAGTAATCCCGTTATTGAATTACAAAACGACGACGTCTCCGTAGTCGGCGTCACCGTTATTACCGGATACTTAGGCGCCGGAAAATCAACT CTGGTGAATTATATATTGAATTCACAACATGGGAAGAGGATAGCAGTGATATTGAATGAATTTGGGGAAGAAATAGGAGTTGAAAGAGCAATGATTAACGAAGGAGATGAAGGTGCTCTTGTTGAAGAATGGGTAGAGCTTGCAAATGGTTGTATTTGTTGTACTGTTAAACATAGTCTTGTTCAAGCTTTGGAGCAGCTTGTTCAAAGAAAAGAAAG GCTTGATCACATATTACTGGAGACCACAGGATTGGCTAACCCTGCTCCTCTTGCATCTGTCCTATGGTTGGATGATCAGCTGGAGTCTTCTGTCAGGCTTGATTCGATCATTACT GTTGTTGATGCCAAAAATCTTCCTCACCAGCTGATGCAACGTGCCAATTCTTCTTCTTTCCCCGAAGCTTACCATCAAATAGCCTTTGCG GATGTTGTTATACTTAATAAGGTTGATCTGATATCTCAAGAACATCCTGAAGGTACACTGGAAAGCTTGGAGAAAGAGATACATAAGATTAATTCTCTTGCCAATATCATTCATTCAGTTCGTTGTCAAGTTGACTTGTCTAAGATATTGGATTGCCATGCTTATGATGCTACA CATGCTACTCATTTGAAAGCTCTATTAGAAGAAAATAAATCTTTATCAAAGGGAGATCTTCATGATGCTAGTATCAGGACACTATGCATTAGTGAAACTCAACCGGTTTCTCTTAACAAG GTTCGCATATGGCTCGAGGAAATTCTTTGGGACAAGAAGGATGGTATGGATGTCTATCGCTGTAAAGGAGTTTTAAACATTGTGGATTCTGATGAACTTCATACTCTACAG GCTGTGCGAGAAATATATGATATTGTGCCTTCTCGTGCTTGGAAAAATGAAGAAAGTCGAATGAACAGAATAGTATTTATAG GTCAATGCTTAGACGAGGACATTCTGGCTGATTCTCTTAGTGCTTGTAAGGCAACCAGCTAA